In Flavobacterium sp., a single window of DNA contains:
- a CDS encoding helix-turn-helix transcriptional regulator: MENYYLRIKEYRLLSNHTSEYVAIQMEMSVKTYEKIENGMVDLKLSKLDKLVKILGIKKSEIFKINN; this comes from the coding sequence ATGGAAAATTACTACTTAAGAATAAAAGAGTATCGGTTGCTAAGTAATCATACTTCTGAATATGTAGCCATTCAAATGGAGATGAGCGTAAAAACATACGAAAAAATCGAAAATGGAATGGTTGACCTAAAATTGTCAAAACTGGACAAACTGGTTAAAATTTTAGGAATTAAAAAAAGCGAAATTTTTAAAATAAACAATTAA
- a CDS encoding mannose-1-phosphate guanylyltransferase encodes MAISTTITHVVLTGGIGSRLWPLSRKTLPKQYLELFDGESLFEKTVIRNENDSTKTIVVGNIENYKMSNAIMSKFHKHFTHIVEAVPRNTAAAIAFAALASKPDDILLITPSDHVIEGRDLYHNALRQAITLANHDYLVTFGIKPTKPETGYGYIEFEDENVIAFHEKPDFETAVSYLENGNYFWNSGLFCFKAGKYLAELEKQEPEVYKTSKIAWENNINGFLDYDLSLQIPSISIDYAVMERSKDIKVVPAHFDWSDLGSFESVYDYLVQKGHPIDANKNIVIGTSVHTTFIGVKNCILIYTSDALMVLQKENSQEVKQVYQQLESIASPLL; translated from the coding sequence ATGGCAATTAGCACTACAATTACTCATGTAGTTTTAACCGGCGGAATTGGCAGCAGACTTTGGCCCCTTTCCAGAAAAACACTTCCAAAACAATATCTTGAACTTTTTGACGGAGAATCACTTTTTGAAAAAACAGTAATTCGCAACGAAAATGATTCTACCAAAACGATAGTAGTTGGAAATATAGAAAACTACAAAATGAGCAATGCAATAATGTCAAAATTCCATAAGCATTTTACTCATATTGTAGAAGCCGTTCCTCGTAATACAGCAGCAGCCATTGCCTTTGCAGCATTAGCCTCAAAACCTGATGATATTTTATTGATTACACCATCAGATCATGTTATTGAAGGAAGAGATTTGTATCATAATGCTTTACGACAGGCTATTACATTAGCCAATCACGATTATTTAGTCACTTTTGGCATCAAGCCCACAAAACCGGAAACAGGATATGGCTACATTGAATTCGAAGACGAAAACGTAATTGCATTTCATGAAAAACCTGATTTTGAAACAGCAGTATCGTATCTTGAAAATGGAAACTATTTCTGGAACAGCGGACTTTTTTGCTTCAAAGCCGGAAAATATTTAGCAGAGCTCGAAAAGCAGGAACCAGAGGTATACAAAACTTCAAAAATAGCATGGGAAAATAATATAAATGGTTTTTTAGATTACGATTTGTCACTTCAGATTCCGTCAATTAGTATCGATTATGCGGTTATGGAGCGAAGTAAAGACATAAAAGTAGTTCCTGCCCATTTTGACTGGTCAGATTTAGGATCTTTTGAATCGGTCTACGATTATTTAGTTCAAAAAGGACACCCAATCGATGCCAACAAAAATATCGTAATAGGAACCTCAGTGCACACCACTTTTATTGGCGTTAAAAATTGCATTTTAATTTATACTTCAGATGCTTTGATGGTGCTTCAAAAAGAAAACTCGCAGGAAGTAAAACAAGTGTATCAGCAGTTAGAATCTATCGCTTCACCATTATTGTAA
- a CDS encoding helix-turn-helix transcriptional regulator: MKYSVYENIRKIRELKNLTREFVAAELKMSTSGYGKIERGDVDLTVSKLIEISKVLDVSIEFIFKFDVSIFFNQTSR; this comes from the coding sequence ATGAAATACAGTGTATACGAAAATATTAGAAAAATAAGAGAATTGAAAAATTTAACCAGAGAGTTTGTTGCCGCCGAACTAAAAATGAGTACTAGCGGTTATGGCAAAATCGAAAGGGGAGATGTTGATTTAACTGTTTCTAAATTAATCGAAATCTCCAAAGTACTAGACGTTTCAATAGAGTTCATATTCAAATTCGACGTTTCAATTTTCTTCAACCAAACCAGCAGGTAA
- a CDS encoding UpxY family transcription antiterminator, translated as MKWYVVYTKPKWEKRAAEQLTKFNINCYCPVIKKTQQRSDRKVKVEVPLFNNYIFVQLPEKDRNLVFHSPGVVRYLFWLGRHAIVKDQEIETIKEWLECGDTAKEIMVMQYQIGDKIHLNSGPFCDQNAVIKDITKTHYVLILESLGYVLKVKHK; from the coding sequence ATGAAATGGTATGTAGTTTACACAAAGCCGAAATGGGAAAAAAGAGCTGCCGAACAATTAACTAAGTTTAATATAAACTGCTACTGCCCTGTAATAAAAAAAACACAGCAGAGATCTGACCGAAAAGTAAAGGTTGAAGTGCCTTTGTTTAATAATTATATTTTTGTGCAGCTGCCTGAAAAAGACAGAAATTTGGTGTTTCATTCTCCGGGAGTTGTAAGGTATTTATTTTGGCTGGGAAGACATGCTATTGTAAAAGATCAGGAAATTGAAACGATAAAAGAATGGCTTGAATGTGGTGATACTGCGAAAGAAATAATGGTTATGCAATACCAAATTGGAGATAAAATACATTTGAATTCCGGACCTTTCTGTGATCAAAATGCTGTAATAAAAGACATTACAAAAACACATTATGTATTAATTCTGGAATCTTTAGGATATGTTTTAAAAGTAAAACATAAATAA
- the gmd gene encoding GDP-mannose 4,6-dehydratase, with the protein MNPLKKTALITGVTGQDGAYLSEFLLEKGYIVHGLKRRTSLFNTDRIDHLYQDPYVENRNFILHYGDMTDSTNLTRIIQEIQPDEIYNLAAMSHVAVSFETPEYTGNADGLGTLRLLDAVRLLGLEKKTRIYQASTSELYGKVQEVPQSEKTPFYPRSPYAVAKMYAYWITINYREAYGMYACNGILFNHESPIRGETFVTRKITRATARIALGLQDKLYLGNLDAQRDWGHAKDYVQMMWMILQADEPEDWVIATGKTTTVREFVRMSFAEVGIELEFKGKGIREKGFVKYCSNPDFQIQIGTEVVAVDSKYFRPTEVDLLVGDPTKARTKLGWKCSYDLPALVKEMMQSDLKLMEKEQHLKEYGYTILNYFE; encoded by the coding sequence ATGAATCCATTGAAAAAAACAGCTCTGATTACAGGAGTTACAGGACAAGACGGGGCCTATTTAAGTGAATTTTTATTAGAAAAAGGCTATATCGTACACGGATTAAAAAGACGTACTTCATTATTCAATACAGATCGTATTGACCATTTATATCAGGATCCTTATGTAGAAAACAGGAATTTTATTCTGCATTATGGCGATATGACAGACAGCACCAATTTAACCCGCATAATTCAGGAAATTCAGCCCGATGAAATTTACAATCTGGCTGCCATGAGCCACGTGGCGGTTTCGTTTGAAACTCCGGAATATACCGGAAATGCAGACGGATTAGGCACTTTGAGACTTCTGGATGCGGTTCGTTTATTGGGCTTAGAAAAAAAGACACGCATTTATCAGGCTTCAACTTCAGAATTATATGGAAAAGTACAGGAAGTTCCACAGTCTGAAAAAACACCATTTTATCCGCGTTCGCCTTATGCAGTTGCCAAAATGTACGCGTACTGGATTACCATAAATTACAGAGAAGCTTACGGAATGTACGCCTGCAACGGAATTTTATTTAACCATGAATCGCCTATTCGCGGAGAAACTTTTGTAACACGTAAAATTACCAGAGCAACAGCCAGAATTGCGTTAGGATTGCAGGATAAATTGTATTTAGGAAATCTGGATGCACAGCGCGATTGGGGACATGCCAAAGATTATGTACAAATGATGTGGATGATTCTACAGGCCGATGAACCCGAAGACTGGGTTATTGCAACAGGAAAAACAACCACTGTTCGCGAGTTTGTGCGAATGAGTTTTGCCGAAGTGGGAATTGAATTAGAATTTAAAGGAAAAGGGATACGCGAAAAAGGTTTTGTAAAATACTGCAGTAATCCTGATTTTCAAATTCAGATAGGGACAGAAGTCGTAGCAGTAGATTCTAAATATTTCAGACCAACAGAAGTCGATTTATTAGTAGGCGATCCCACAAAAGCCAGAACCAAACTAGGCTGGAAATGCAGTTATGATTTACCCGCTTTGGTAAAAGAAATGATGCAGTCTGATTTAAAACTGATGGAAAAAGAACAGCATTTAAAAGAATACGGATATACCATCTTAAATTATTTTGAATAA
- a CDS encoding T9SS type A sorting domain-containing protein, whose protein sequence is METIIPSGSNATGTSGSVTYSIGQVFYTYIGLQTVYNVAQGIQHQESDETLGNPEIEEPETNIFVFPNPAPDFVNVSMKGYELESGERSYKLYDIQGRLLKQNKIDQTETQISLNNLSPSIYILAVYVDNQLLKSFKILKK, encoded by the coding sequence ATGGAAACTATAATCCCATCCGGAAGCAATGCAACCGGTACTTCAGGCTCTGTAACGTATTCAATCGGACAAGTTTTCTATACCTACATAGGGCTGCAGACTGTTTATAATGTAGCTCAGGGAATACAGCATCAGGAATCAGATGAAACATTGGGAAATCCGGAAATCGAAGAGCCGGAAACAAACATATTTGTTTTCCCAAACCCGGCACCTGATTTTGTTAATGTGAGCATGAAAGGGTATGAGTTAGAAAGCGGAGAGCGATCTTATAAGCTTTACGACATTCAGGGCAGATTATTAAAGCAAAACAAAATTGATCAAACTGAAACTCAGATTAGTTTAAATAATTTGAGTCCTTCTATCTATATACTAGCAGTATACGTTGATAATCAACTCTTGAAATCATTTAAAATATTAAAAAAATAA
- a CDS encoding polysaccharide biosynthesis protein has product MNWSLDKIKQHQHFDKSLNFIKLISIVGSTEIAVKLIGFVSGILVVRMLPVQEYALYTLANTMLGTLVMFTDSGISNGVMALSGRVWKDQKKLGVVLATGLDLRKKFALIALIIATPIMIYLLLKNNSGWLSAVLIFLSLIPAFYAALSDSLLEITLKLHQDISSLQKNQLRVAIGRLFLILVTIFIFPWTFVLILASGIPQMYGNSKLKIINTKFADYSQKPDLVIRKEILRIVTRILPNIIFYALSGQIVIWILSVFGNSTDLASIGALGRFAALMAFFTTISGTLFLPRFSRLENDKETLLKYFWFFQMILFLAAGFIMLIVFLFPAQMLWLLGGSYSSLSSELFLIMLSNCIGLIAATSGNLIGSRGHFLNPVFIISLNLGAVILAYFIWDLSTLRGILYYSIFNQCISLTANYIFSFSVIISAKKID; this is encoded by the coding sequence ATGAATTGGTCATTAGATAAAATAAAACAGCACCAGCATTTCGATAAAAGTTTAAATTTCATAAAACTGATTTCTATTGTAGGAAGTACAGAGATAGCAGTAAAACTAATAGGATTTGTATCAGGGATATTAGTCGTGAGAATGCTTCCGGTTCAGGAATATGCCCTATACACACTCGCCAATACCATGCTCGGAACTTTAGTTATGTTTACAGATTCGGGTATTTCAAATGGCGTAATGGCTTTAAGCGGAAGAGTCTGGAAAGATCAAAAAAAACTAGGCGTTGTTTTAGCCACAGGTTTAGATTTAAGAAAGAAATTTGCCTTAATCGCCTTAATAATTGCCACGCCAATCATGATTTATTTATTATTAAAAAATAACTCAGGATGGTTGTCAGCAGTTTTGATTTTTCTTTCTTTAATTCCGGCTTTTTATGCCGCTTTATCTGATTCATTATTAGAAATAACATTAAAATTACATCAGGATATTTCGAGTCTTCAGAAAAATCAATTAAGAGTGGCAATAGGAAGACTTTTTTTAATACTGGTAACGATATTTATTTTTCCCTGGACATTTGTACTCATTTTGGCTTCCGGAATTCCGCAGATGTACGGCAATTCAAAGCTAAAAATCATCAACACAAAATTCGCAGACTACAGTCAAAAACCAGATCTGGTAATTCGTAAAGAAATTTTAAGAATAGTAACCCGCATCCTGCCCAACATTATTTTTTACGCGCTATCAGGACAAATCGTAATTTGGATATTATCTGTTTTTGGCAATTCAACTGATTTGGCAAGTATAGGGGCTTTGGGCAGGTTCGCGGCGCTAATGGCTTTTTTTACCACAATATCAGGGACTTTATTTTTACCACGTTTTTCGAGATTAGAAAATGATAAGGAAACACTTCTAAAGTATTTTTGGTTTTTTCAAATGATACTTTTTCTCGCAGCTGGTTTTATCATGCTGATTGTATTTCTGTTTCCAGCTCAAATGTTATGGCTTTTAGGAGGTTCGTACAGTTCATTATCATCAGAACTTTTTTTAATAATGTTATCCAATTGTATTGGTTTAATAGCGGCAACGAGCGGTAATTTAATTGGCAGCAGAGGACATTTTTTAAATCCCGTATTCATAATTTCTTTGAATTTAGGTGCCGTAATACTAGCTTATTTTATTTGGGATTTATCAACCCTCAGAGGCATTTTGTACTACAGCATTTTTAACCAGTGTATTTCATTAACTGCTAATTATATTTTTAGTTTTTCAGTAATAATTTCTGCCAAAAAAATAGATTAA
- a CDS encoding UDP-glucose 6-dehydrogenase encodes MKIKNICCLGAGYVGGPTMSVIALKCPEIKVTVVDLNQNRISAWNAEDLDKLPVYEPGLADVVREARGRNLFFSTDVDSAIEAADMIFIAVNTPTKTYGEGKGMAADLKFVELCARQIARIAKNDKIIVEKSTLPVRTAQTLQTILDHTGNGVKFEVLSNPEFLAEGTAIEDLLNADRVLIGGNQTESGQKAIQALVDIYAHWLSPKQILTTNVWSSELSKLTANAFLAQRISSINALSALCEVTEADVDEVAAAIGTDSRIGSKFLKASVGFGGSCFQKDILNLVYLCRYFNLPEAADYWEQVIILNDYQKYRFAKNIICSLFNTVSGKKITFLGWAFKKDTNDTRESAAIYVAEHLIEDGAEIHVYDPKVSEEQIKTDMRYLWELKGFSEEKIKSKLNQIFVYKTAYEALDMAHAAAVLTEWDEFKTYNWETIYTKMYKPAFVFDGRNILDFKKLAAIGFQVKGIGKSGYLSEKLKEVNELVIR; translated from the coding sequence ATGAAAATCAAAAATATTTGCTGTTTAGGCGCCGGTTATGTAGGCGGACCCACAATGTCTGTAATAGCATTGAAATGTCCTGAAATAAAAGTGACAGTTGTAGATTTGAATCAAAATCGAATTTCGGCGTGGAATGCAGAAGATTTAGACAAACTTCCGGTTTATGAACCCGGACTGGCAGATGTTGTCCGCGAAGCAAGAGGCCGTAATTTGTTTTTTTCTACTGATGTTGACAGTGCAATCGAAGCTGCCGATATGATTTTCATCGCCGTAAATACGCCAACCAAAACGTATGGAGAAGGAAAGGGAATGGCAGCCGATTTAAAATTTGTAGAATTATGCGCCAGACAAATCGCCAGAATTGCTAAAAACGATAAAATTATAGTCGAAAAATCAACACTTCCGGTTCGTACAGCGCAGACTTTGCAGACTATTTTAGATCATACGGGAAACGGAGTAAAATTTGAAGTTCTTTCGAATCCTGAATTTTTAGCAGAAGGAACTGCGATCGAAGATTTACTGAACGCAGATCGTGTTTTAATCGGTGGAAACCAAACCGAAAGTGGCCAGAAAGCCATTCAGGCATTGGTAGATATTTATGCACACTGGCTTTCGCCGAAGCAGATTTTAACCACAAACGTTTGGTCTTCAGAATTATCAAAATTAACAGCTAATGCATTTTTGGCACAAAGAATTTCATCTATAAATGCTTTATCTGCTTTATGTGAAGTGACGGAAGCTGATGTTGATGAGGTCGCCGCAGCAATTGGAACTGACAGTAGAATTGGTTCTAAATTTCTTAAAGCTTCGGTAGGATTTGGCGGATCTTGTTTTCAAAAGGACATTTTAAATCTGGTTTATTTGTGCCGTTATTTTAATCTGCCTGAAGCAGCCGATTATTGGGAACAGGTTATTATTCTTAATGATTATCAAAAATACCGTTTTGCTAAAAATATTATCTGCTCACTTTTTAATACCGTAAGCGGAAAAAAAATAACTTTTTTAGGCTGGGCTTTCAAAAAAGATACGAATGATACCAGAGAATCTGCCGCAATTTATGTAGCCGAACATTTAATAGAAGACGGAGCCGAAATTCACGTTTACGATCCTAAAGTTTCTGAAGAACAAATTAAAACCGATATGCGCTATTTATGGGAGCTGAAAGGATTTTCTGAAGAAAAAATCAAATCAAAACTAAACCAGATTTTTGTTTATAAAACGGCTTATGAAGCGCTTGATATGGCACACGCAGCGGCAGTTTTAACCGAATGGGACGAATTTAAAACCTACAATTGGGAAACGATTTACACCAAAATGTACAAACCGGCTTTTGTTTTTGACGGACGTAATATTCTGGATTTTAAAAAATTAGCAGCAATAGGTTTTCAGGTAAAAGGAATTGGAAAATCAGGTTATTTGAGCGAAAAATTAAAAGAGGTAAATGAATTGGTCATTAGATAA
- a CDS encoding GDP-L-fucose synthase, with product MDKNAIIYIAGHNGMVGSAIWRTLIAKGYHNLVGASSKELDLRKQKAVRDFIRKIKPDVIIDAAAKVGGIQANNDFPFDFLMENMQIQNNLINESHRLAVDKFIFLGSSCIYPKLAPQPLKEEYLLTAPLEQTNEWYALAKISGVKLCEAIRKQYQKDFVSLMPTNLYGFYDNFDLKSSHVLPAMIRKFHEAKESNNAVVTLWGTGKPMREFLFVEDMAEAVVFALENELPDHLYNVGTGKDLTIKELAATVQKIVGHSGEILWDDTKPDGTPRKLMDVSKMHSIGWKHQIELEEGIQKTYNWFLENIENFKQKVY from the coding sequence ATCGATAAAAATGCCATTATCTATATCGCCGGACACAACGGAATGGTGGGAAGCGCTATTTGGAGAACACTTATTGCAAAAGGTTACCATAATCTTGTTGGAGCTTCAAGCAAAGAACTCGATTTAAGAAAGCAGAAAGCCGTTCGGGATTTCATCAGAAAAATAAAACCGGATGTTATTATAGACGCTGCGGCAAAAGTGGGAGGAATTCAGGCAAACAACGATTTTCCGTTTGATTTTTTGATGGAAAATATGCAGATTCAGAATAATCTCATCAATGAATCACATCGTCTGGCAGTAGATAAATTTATTTTTTTGGGAAGTTCCTGCATTTATCCAAAATTAGCTCCTCAGCCTTTAAAAGAAGAATACCTTTTGACAGCGCCTTTAGAACAAACAAACGAATGGTATGCTCTCGCAAAAATTAGCGGCGTAAAATTATGCGAAGCCATTCGAAAACAATATCAAAAAGATTTTGTGAGTTTGATGCCAACCAATTTATATGGCTTTTACGACAACTTCGATTTAAAAAGTTCGCACGTTTTACCTGCCATGATTCGCAAATTTCATGAGGCCAAAGAGAGCAACAATGCCGTTGTCACACTTTGGGGAACAGGAAAACCCATGAGGGAATTTTTGTTTGTAGAAGATATGGCAGAAGCGGTAGTTTTTGCTTTAGAAAATGAACTTCCGGATCATTTGTACAATGTGGGAACCGGAAAAGATTTAACCATTAAAGAACTCGCCGCCACCGTGCAGAAAATTGTGGGGCACTCCGGAGAAATTCTTTGGGACGATACAAAACCCGACGGCACACCGCGAAAATTAATGGATGTTTCTAAAATGCACAGCATTGGATGGAAACATCAAATTGAACTCGAAGAAGGAATTCAAAAAACCTACAATTGGTTTTTAGAAAACATCGAAAACTTCAAGCAAAAGGTTTATTAA
- a CDS encoding adenylyltransferase/cytidyltransferase family protein: MKIGITFSAFDLLHAGHVKMLEEAKQNCDYLIVGLQTDPTLDRPTKNKPTQTVVERYIQLKACKFVDEIVPYATEQDLEDILKSFTIDVRIIGDEYKEKDFTGRAYCEEKGIELHYNTRDHRFSSTNLRHEVYQKEILIHSNGN; encoded by the coding sequence ATGAAAATTGGAATAACCTTTAGTGCTTTTGATTTGTTACATGCAGGGCATGTAAAAATGCTTGAAGAAGCGAAACAAAATTGTGATTATTTAATAGTGGGGTTACAGACAGATCCAACACTGGACCGCCCGACAAAAAACAAACCAACCCAAACGGTTGTAGAACGCTACATCCAGTTAAAAGCATGCAAATTTGTTGATGAAATAGTACCTTATGCAACAGAGCAGGATTTAGAAGATATCTTAAAATCTTTTACCATCGATGTGCGCATTATAGGTGATGAGTATAAAGAGAAAGATTTTACCGGCAGAGCGTATTGCGAAGAAAAAGGAATCGAATTGCATTACAATACACGCGATCATCGTTTTTCGAGTACAAATCTTCGTCATGAAGTATATCAAAAAGAAATTTTAATACACTCTAATGGCAATTAG